In Candidatus Defluviilinea gracilis, the genomic window TAGCCCGGTGCCGTCCACATTGATCACGTAAAGCCGCCAGGCGCCCGGGTTATTCATCGGATTTGACGAATAGGAACCGTTTGCCAAGCCGGCGAACACGATCTTTGTTCCATCGAACGAAACGTCCGGCGCGTTAACGTCGATCAGGTTCATCGACGCGGCGGTTGGGGCGGCGCCATCGATCAAAGTGCGCGTGGCGCCGCTCGCTTCACGGACGATCAACTTGCCCGGGGCGGCAACTTGAAAGCGGCTATATGGCATTACGCCCGGCATTGAGCCGCCGGCGGGGTAGTACACGCTTCCGTTCGTCGGGATCTTGCGCGAGACGAACACGATCGCGTAACTGAGCGATTGCTCGCTGGCGCTGGCTTGCGCTGGCGCCACTGCTCCAAACCCTGTGGAGAGAAGCATGAGAAGGAGTAAGCCGACATTCATGACTTTCCTTGCAATCTTTGTCGAAATAGTAAACATGGGACCTCCAGGAAATGAATTGCCACACGAGTGGGCAAACCCTTTTCGATCAGGGTGTGCCTAAAGGTTACATGCCAACCACTTGTATTGAAAGTTTCGCTAAGCAAAAGTTACAAACATTTTTGTAAGAGTCGTCTGAACGAAAGTACTGGGCAGACCAGAGTACCGGCGCGCCTCGTTTGAACTGCCTAACAAACATGCAAAGTGGAAAAATCGCTCCGATTCCCCAGAAGCAAATGCGTGTTTTAAAACCTTTCCGCCGACAGCGGAGTCAAACCCAATTGCGACGCCTCTCCCCGCGCCAGCTGTGAAACCAGTTTGCCGGTGATCGGTCCCAGCGACATACCCAGCATGGCGTGACCAGCCGCGACGATCACATTTTCAAGCTTCTTCACGCGCGAGACGATCGGCAAGCCATCGGGCGTGCACGGGCGAAGACCGCGCCAAATCTCGATGACCCTCGCCTCCGCCAAACCAGGCAGGTAGTCCGACGAGGCGTTTCGCATTGCCGCCACCCGCCGGGGATTGAGCGAAAAATCCATGCCAGCCAGCTCAAGCGTCCCGGCGATGCGAAGCGCGTGACCAAGGGGGTTGATCACCACACGCGCCTCCGAAAACAATAGGGGCAGGCGCGGCGTCACCGGCGGATTTTCCACCGTAACGCTGTATCCCTTGGCAGGCTGAATCGGGATACGCAACTTCAACGCCCGCGCCACCTGTGGCGACCACGAACCGCTCGCAAGGATGATCTGCTCCGCAGTGAACTCGCCGCGCGTGGTGTGAACTTTCGTCACCCGCCCGCCTTGGGATTCAAACTCAAGCGCCTCTGTCTTTGTGTGGAGTTGGGCTCCCAACTCTTGAGCCTTTTCCGCCAACCCGACGACAAAGCGCCGCGGGTCGATACGCCCATCGCGCGGGTAATACACGCCGCCCGCGATCGACGGCAACAGCGCAGGCTCGAGTTCGAGCGCTTCATCACGGTTCACCATGCTGACGGGAATCTTGAACTCTTCGAAGAGGCGTGTCTCACGCCGTTCTTTTTCGAGCGCTTGTTTTGTAAGACATACCAGCAATGAGCCTTTGCCCTCGAAGCCAAAATCAAAGCCAGCCGTTTGCGACAGTTCTTCATACAGAGCGCGGCTGGCAAACAACAGATCGCGCAAGACCGGCAGAGATTTCAACATCTGCCCTTCGCGGCTCGCCCACACAAAACGCGCTAACCAGCGGATTAACTCAGCATCCATGCGCGGCTTGATGTAAAACGGACTTTCAGAGTCGAACAGCCAGCGCAACCCATCGCCCAACGCGCCAGGTGACGCGAGCGGCACGGCATGACTGGGCGCGATCAACCCGCCGTTGCCATACGAACATCCCGAAGCGATCTCGTCCTTTTCGATGAGCGTCACCCGCGCGCCTTGTTTTGCCAGAAAATAGGCTGAGCACACGCCGACTACTCCCCCGCCGATGATGAGAATTTCTGCGTTGGACTTCATGAAGTTATTATAGCAAACCGCTCATCGGTGTGGAATCGGAGGGAAGGGTAGAGTTATCACATGTGGTTTTGTTGTCCGCTAAAAGTTACCTTTACTCCGTGTGTTCCGTGATATCCGCGCGCAAAAGAGCATGGCTCCAGACTTAAGAAACGCTTGCTTAGGCTACTCAACCAGCGAGGGTTGGATGTGGTGTATAATCTCCGCATCAATAATCTACATCAGCAGTCCACCGCTGTTTTCGACTGAGGGATACTCACTCTTTACACGTGCAAGGCTTCTGAAGAACAGGAAACCATTTTGAACTTCACACAATTTAATTTAGATTCCCGCCTCATGCAGGGAATCAAAGTCGCGGGGTATGAAACTGCCACACCGATCCAAGAGGCGGCGATTCCCGCCGCATTGCGCGGACGCGACATCATTGGCACCGCGCAGACGGGAACGGGCAAAACCGCTGCGTTCGTCCTCCCCATTCTCAACAAACTGCTGGATGGACAACGAGGAATGCCGCGCGCGCTCATCGTCACGCCGACGCGCGAACTCGCCGAGCAGATCAATCAGGTCGTGCGCGCGCTGTCGGCGGGGACGGGGCTGAGGAGCGCGACCATCTACGGGGGCGTCGGAGCCGACCGTCAGATCAAGGCATTGCGTCAGGGTGTGGAAATCCTGGTGGCTACGCCGGGGCGTCTGCTCGACCTCATCGGGCAACGCCATGCGAAAATGAATCGCATCGAAATTTTGGTGCTCGATGAAGCCGACCGTATGTTCGACATGGGCTTTCTACCCGATGTGCGCCGCATCATCAAAGCCGTGCCTGAACAGCGGCAAACGATGCTGTTCTCCGCGACCTTCCCCGCCGAAGTGGAACAACTCGCGGCGCAATCGCTCGTTGAGCCGCAAAAAATTGCGATGGGTATCAGCAAGCCCGCGGTCACGGTGAGTCATGCGTTATATCCCGTGCCGCAACATTTGAAAACGGGGTTGTTATTGCGCCTGCTCAAACAAACCGATTCGGATTCGATTCTCGTTTTCGTGCGCACGAAACATCGCGCCGACAAGGTGGCGAAACAGATCGCGCACGCGGGTTATCGCGTCACGAGTCTGCATGGCAACCGCACGCAGGGACAACGCGAGCGCGCGCTTCACGGTTTCAAAACGGGACACTTCCACATCATGGTCGCCACCGACATCGCGGCGCGCGGTCTCGACATTGACAGCATCACGCACGTCATCAACTACGACATGCCCGACACCGCCGACGCCTACATCCATCGCATCGGACGCACGGGGCGCGCGCAACGCACAGGCGACGCGTTCACTCTGGTCACCGATGAAGACAAGGATATGATCCGCGCTCTCGAACGCATCATGGGGCATCCATTGGAGAAAAAGACTCTGCCCGACTTCGACTACTCGCCTCCCGCCCCGCCTCGGTCTGGTCACCAGCGCCGTGAAGGGACTCGCCCCCCACGCCCCGCCCCCACGCCGACGAGGTTCTCGAAGAATCGACTCGCGCCGAGGCGAAGATCGTAATCGGCGAATAGTATGACAAACAAAAAGAAAATTGACCCCATTCCCGAGGAATTCGGCAGTTACGAAGAAGCCGCCGAATTCTGGGACAAACACGATACAACAAAGTACCTGCAAAATTCGCGCCCTGTAAAAGTCATCAGCGAATTTCGTGAGCGTCGCTACGAAATTGCCATTGATGAAAACGTCGCTCAGGTGCTTCGGAAAGCGGCAAGGAAAAAGGGCGTTACACCCAGCCGCCTTGCAAACGACTTGCTACGTCAACGACTTGCCACAAGAGCATGACAAACTCCATTCCGAACACAGCTGACGATAACATGCTGGAAGAATATAATTTCAGCAAGGGTATTCGGGGTAAATACGTTGACCGCTTCAAGGAGGGGAGCAACCTCGTCGTCCTTTCGCCCGATGTGGCTGAGGTATTCACAGATTCCGAATCCGTGAATGAAGCTCTGCGAACGCTTATTAAAATTACGCGTGAAAGTAAAAAGATACCTGCGTAACAACGAACCCGTCTCAATGAGAGGCGGGTTTTGAATCAAAAACAGCCCCGCGAAATCGCGGGGCTGTTCTCTTGTCAAACTAGCTCACTGTGGTGACGTTGCTAGCCTGCGGACCCTTCGGTCCCTGTTCCACGGTGAATTCGACTTTCTGGCCTTCCGTCAGATTCTTGAACCCATCGCCTTGAATGGCGGAGAAATGGACGAACACGTCCTTGCGGCCTTCGCGCTCGATGAAGCCGAAGCCTTTTGTTCCGTTGAACCACTTGACCGTTCCGATAATTCTGTCAGACATTGTATTTGCCTCCTTTGGCAAAAGTAAAGATGTAGGCGTCCTGTTCGTTCCATCGGAGGTAAAACAAAACTGAAGTCGGTCTGATCTCCGTAACGCGACATTCATGTCGCTCTTGCGCAAGAACAACCTGAAAGACGAGATAAATCTCGCCTTACAGCTTTACCGCGTAAGGTGAGTTACTAACCCGAGATCACGTATTATAAGGAAACAAAACGGGACGAAGGTTTTGCCTTCGTCCCGTTTGAGTCCAACGTGTATTGAAGTGAATATCTCTGCATTTCCAAATCTGGCTAATCTTCCACTGGGGCGCAAAAAGTTCCAGTAATCGTCCAGGTTTGGCCATCTTTTTCTGCCGTATCATCAAAGTATCCCGATTCCTCTAATGCCTCCCACTGCTCAACCATCATTCCGCCGTTCTGCCAAAATTTCCCGTACACATAGGAGTTCCAGGAATACCAGAATACCTCACCCTCGCCGCATCCTGCCGCGGGCGCGTCAGCTACAACGGGCGCTTTCGGCTGAGGCACGTGAACCATGATTACCTGCCCCGCCACACGCAACACCCCATCTAGACCGGCATACTTGCCTGGAACGCGGCAAACCACCTTGCCCGTTTCAGCATCCTTGAGAACGCACTCCACAGGGATAGACGTTCCACTGGAAGTCATGTGGGCATTCTTCAATTGCTGTGGGGTGACCCCGGGTATATAAAAAACCACGCGCGAACCAGCCGCGCTGGCTGAGCCAACATTCACCCCCAAGGCTGTCGCAAATACCGCCAAAACCATTACGTATGCAAACCATTTCTTCATTGTTTTACCATCTCCTTTTTATATAGATTGATAACGATGCCATATTCTTGCATATCTTTTTTTAAATGGCAATGGCTATAACCGACAGCCGCGCAAAGCCACAAATAAAATGCAAAGCGTAAAGTTGTAACCTTTTTTAGCGTGTCGAACACGGAACGCCCGGCCGATTAAATGATCACGCCCCGGAAGTTCCGGGGCGTGTTTTGATTCGTCCGGCGGTTACTTATCCGCTTCCGCTTTCACAAGGACAGCGCGCGCCACCACGCGCTTGCGATCCTTAGGATTATGCGACTACCGTAGGAACCAAGGCAAAGTAAATAACCAACCCTGCGATCAGAGCCGCCAATCCCAATAGAGAGAAGAACCCGCGCATCTTACTTTCCGCATGAAGCAGGGACGCCCATGCGGTCAGGGCAAGCCCAAGCGCCATGATCAACATAACAAGTTGAAGCTGGTCGCCGCGTTCGTCCCATTGAGAGCCAATCTCGAAGTTATAGTCTGAGTCATCCCAGTAGGCGATGGCGTCGGCATACAACTCATCGGAATATTGTTCATCCATTGGGTATTCGTCGCCGTTGCGCGCTATCGCATCGAACAGGCTTTGCGAAAAGTTCCCTTCATAATACTCGGCGGCTTCGGGGTTGTTGCCGCTGTTGATATACCAATTATCGTAGTTGCCCTCGTCTTGAATCCAATTCTGATTCGCGCTGAGATATTCAGCATTCCCGTCGTTGAGCGCCTGCATCCCCTTGATCTCGTACTTGTTTTGCTCAGAATCCGCCATGGCGCCCTGATAACTCGAAAAGGCGGTCAGCGCGCTCAACAACGCGATCATGGCGCCTAGAAAAACTTCATTACGCAAAAAACCAAATAAATTCTTCATGTTCCTACTCCTTGAATATGTAGCGATTTGTTTACGAGCGGGATTATATTCAATTAGAGAAATAGTCTGACTTTCAAAATTGTCGGCAGATCGCCGGATATTGAAACGCGTAATTCACTCATTCGCGCCTTTCGCGTTACAACATTCCCCACTTTGCCAAAGCCATGCGCGCCCCGGAAGGAACGGTGAAACAAACGTATAAAAAACCATCCTTGCCACAGAGCGCGCAGAGAACCTCTGAGAAAAACCTATAAAAAATCTCTGTGGACTCGGTGTTCTCCCCTGGCGCCGCCCGCCAGGGCAGGTGTGTGGCTGAGGTTCTTTTTCAGCCTTCAAGAAACACTCTGAGGCCGCAGAGATAAAATCTCAAATTCTCTATGATCTCTGTGGCTTTGGCTTTACACACCCAAATAGCCACTCCCCCAGAAAACAACCTTGTTTGTCGAATTATCAGGTGATATAATCCCGCCGCTTCACATGGAGCCTGTAGCTCAACGGCAGAGCGCTACACTGTGGCTGTAGATGTTGTGGGTTCGAAACCCATCAGGCTCCCAGTACATAGACTTCCGAAGTCTCGAAGATTTCGGAAGTCTGCTTTTAATCCTGCGAACTGATTACTTTACAGAATGCTTTGGGACGCAGACCCTTGCACCGCCCCCAAGGGCAGGTGAAAACGCTGATTCGCCGATTCGAAAGAAAGAAATCTGCGTTTTCCGCGCGAATCAGCGTCCCGAGTTTGAAAGTCAGGACTTACACAGTTGGCGGGCAGTTGTACTGCCGCCGCCGCAGTGCAACTACGGCGCAACAGGTTTAACTGCGTAAGTCCTAAAGTGTAAGGTTATCTACCCGGCGCGTATTTTTTCTCCAAGCCCAAACTCCGCGTCTTTTAAAAACGAGTACAATAGCCCACATGCCCCAAACAATCAACGTTCTATTTCTTGCGGCAGAAGCGGAACCTTTTGTCAAAGTTGGGGGGCTGGGTGATGTGGCAGGCACATTGCCGCGCGAATTGCGCGCAATTTCAGGGGAGGAGATCAAGATCGATATACGGCTTGTGTTGCCGTTGCACCCGGTGATCAAAACGGAAGCCCTGAAACCCCTGGCGATCTATTCCCTACCGAGAGGCAGTTCCGAGGTCCAGGTAGAGGCGTTTGAAGGAACGCTGGGCGGACTCCCGGTATATTTCATCAACGGCGACCCGATCAAGGCTAGCGGCTCGGTATATTCATCCAATAACAAGTTAGACGCTGAAAAGTATGTTTTTTTCTCTTTAGCCGCATTGGAGTTGCCCCACCAAATCGACTGGATGCCGAGCATCCTGCATTGCAACGACTGGCATACCGCCCTTGCGGCTTATGGCAACCTGGTCAAACGCTGGGAGGATAAAAAGAACCGCGTCGCTTCGGTGATCTCGATCCATAACCTGCCTTTCCTCGGTCCAGACATTCGGGAACTCCTCGAGGACTATGGTTTGCCGCTTGCCAAAACCGACCTGCCAGACTGGGCGCGCACGCTGCCTATGCCGCTCGGCTTATGGGCGGCAGATGCGATCATCGCTGTTTCGCCCACGTACGCCGACGAAATCCTGCACGAGGAGTTTGGCTCCGGTTTACAGGACTTCTTCAAGAATCGCGCCGATACGCTAAGCGGCATCCTCAATGGATTGGATGTCGTTTCGTTCGACCCTCAAACTGATTCAGCCCTTTCGGCGCCTTTCAACGCCGAGACGCTCCCCCTTCGTTCCGCAAATAAACTTGCCCTCCAGCGCCGGGTTGGCTTGCCCGAATTGCCAGATACCCCCCTGCTTGGAATGGTCACGCGCATGGACATGCAAAAAGGCGTGGATATTGCCCTCAAAGGCTTGCGCATGTTGAAGAAGCAAAACTGGCAATTCGTTTTGCTCGGCGCGGGCGACCCTAAACTCGAGACGGCGGCTAAAAAAATACAAGAGGAATTGCCGGATCGCGCGCGCGTGGAAACCCGCTACGACGCCAACCTCGCCCGCCAGATCTACGCCGGGGCAGACCTGTTCCTCATGCCTTCGCGCTACGAACCGTGCGGCACCTCGCAAATGATCGCCATGCGCTACGGATGCGCGCCGCTCGTGCGCGCCGTAGGCGGACTGCACGATACGGTCACCGACGGCGAAACCGGGTTCGTATTTGTGGATATAAAAGTCAAATCGTTCAACGAGGCGGTACGACGCGCATTACAGCTCTTTCCAGATCGACCCCGCTGGGCGGCTCTGCAAAAAGCGGGCATGGCAAAAGATTTCAGCTGGCGCGCCTCGGCGGAACAATATGTCGAAGCGTATAAAAAATTGATCGCCGAATCAGCCGCCCCGGCGCGTGAAGCGTATCCGGCTTCGGCAGAGAAACCGCGCAGGCAAATCCGTGAAAGGCAAGCCACAACTCCAGTAGTCCATGGCGAGGCAGAATGAAAACACGAGCAATCATTTTAGCGGGCGGCGAAGGTTCGCGGCTGGGCGCCCTCACCGTCAAACGGACAAAACCCGCCGTCCCCTTCGCGGGCAAATATCGCATCATTGATTTTGCATTATCAAACTGCGTCAATTCGGGAATCTTCGACTTGATGGTATTGGCGCAATACCGCCCACAATCCCTGGTCGAACACATCGGCGTTGGCGCGCCCTGGGATTTAAACCGCGACTTCACAGGCGGCATCAAAATCCTCACGCCGTACAAAGCCCGCAACGAATCGGATTGGTACGCCGGCACCGCCGACGCCGTGCAACAAAATTTCGGCTTCATCAAACAAGGCTCGCCAGACCTGGTGTTGATCCTCTCGGGCGACCACATCTACACCATGGACTATGAGCCAATGATCTCGTTCCACCTCGACCATGAGGCAGACCTGACCATGGGCGTGATCACCGTCCCCATCGAAGAAGCGTCGCGGTTTGGCATCCTTGCCACAGACGACAAATATCGCGTCACCTCATTTGTCGAGAAACCGCCACAGCCGCCATCGAACCTTGCGAACATGGGCGTGTATTTGTTCAAACGCGAAGTGCTCGATAAAGCCCTCTGGGAAGACCGCCAGCGAAAAGGATCGTCGCACGACTTCGGCAAGGATATCTTGCCGCGCTTGATCAAATCAAAAACTCGCGTCTTTGCTTATCCATACAGCGGTTACTGGATGGATGTGGGAACGCTGGCGTCGTATTGGCAGGCGCACATGGATTTGCTCGCGCC contains:
- a CDS encoding glycogen synthase, with the protein product MPQTINVLFLAAEAEPFVKVGGLGDVAGTLPRELRAISGEEIKIDIRLVLPLHPVIKTEALKPLAIYSLPRGSSEVQVEAFEGTLGGLPVYFINGDPIKASGSVYSSNNKLDAEKYVFFSLAALELPHQIDWMPSILHCNDWHTALAAYGNLVKRWEDKKNRVASVISIHNLPFLGPDIRELLEDYGLPLAKTDLPDWARTLPMPLGLWAADAIIAVSPTYADEILHEEFGSGLQDFFKNRADTLSGILNGLDVVSFDPQTDSALSAPFNAETLPLRSANKLALQRRVGLPELPDTPLLGMVTRMDMQKGVDIALKGLRMLKKQNWQFVLLGAGDPKLETAAKKIQEELPDRARVETRYDANLARQIYAGADLFLMPSRYEPCGTSQMIAMRYGCAPLVRAVGGLHDTVTDGETGFVFVDIKVKSFNEAVRRALQLFPDRPRWAALQKAGMAKDFSWRASAEQYVEAYKKLIAESAAPAREAYPASAEKPRRQIRERQATTPVVHGEAE
- a CDS encoding FAD-dependent oxidoreductase gives rise to the protein MKSNAEILIIGGGVVGVCSAYFLAKQGARVTLIEKDEIASGCSYGNGGLIAPSHAVPLASPGALGDGLRWLFDSESPFYIKPRMDAELIRWLARFVWASREGQMLKSLPVLRDLLFASRALYEELSQTAGFDFGFEGKGSLLVCLTKQALEKERRETRLFEEFKIPVSMVNRDEALELEPALLPSIAGGVYYPRDGRIDPRRFVVGLAEKAQELGAQLHTKTEALEFESQGGRVTKVHTTRGEFTAEQIILASGSWSPQVARALKLRIPIQPAKGYSVTVENPPVTPRLPLLFSEARVVINPLGHALRIAGTLELAGMDFSLNPRRVAAMRNASSDYLPGLAEARVIEIWRGLRPCTPDGLPIVSRVKKLENVIVAAGHAMLGMSLGPITGKLVSQLARGEASQLGLTPLSAERF
- the glgC gene encoding glucose-1-phosphate adenylyltransferase, whose amino-acid sequence is MKTRAIILAGGEGSRLGALTVKRTKPAVPFAGKYRIIDFALSNCVNSGIFDLMVLAQYRPQSLVEHIGVGAPWDLNRDFTGGIKILTPYKARNESDWYAGTADAVQQNFGFIKQGSPDLVLILSGDHIYTMDYEPMISFHLDHEADLTMGVITVPIEEASRFGILATDDKYRVTSFVEKPPQPPSNLANMGVYLFKREVLDKALWEDRQRKGSSHDFGKDILPRLIKSKTRVFAYPYSGYWMDVGTLASYWQAHMDLLAPSPRLKLYNRSWIIHTRTAERPPARFPAKSYVYASMICDGCFIEEGAIVESSVLSPGVIVRSGAVVRESIVLTDAEIRPGAVVERSVLDKQARVEEHARVGWGVTDQNIRIALVGKNSVVPSGYVIEPEAEIGTDVIQSDYPDSTIRAGQVIQTKRQPNEI
- a CDS encoding cold-shock protein, coding for MSDRIIGTVKWFNGTKGFGFIEREGRKDVFVHFSAIQGDGFKNLTEGQKVEFTVEQGPKGPQASNVTTVS
- a CDS encoding DEAD/DEAH box helicase — protein: MQGIKVAGYETATPIQEAAIPAALRGRDIIGTAQTGTGKTAAFVLPILNKLLDGQRGMPRALIVTPTRELAEQINQVVRALSAGTGLRSATIYGGVGADRQIKALRQGVEILVATPGRLLDLIGQRHAKMNRIEILVLDEADRMFDMGFLPDVRRIIKAVPEQRQTMLFSATFPAEVEQLAAQSLVEPQKIAMGISKPAVTVSHALYPVPQHLKTGLLLRLLKQTDSDSILVFVRTKHRADKVAKQIAHAGYRVTSLHGNRTQGQRERALHGFKTGHFHIMVATDIAARGLDIDSITHVINYDMPDTADAYIHRIGRTGRAQRTGDAFTLVTDEDKDMIRALERIMGHPLEKKTLPDFDYSPPAPPRSGHQRREGTRPPRPAPTPTRFSKNRLAPRRRS